Proteins encoded together in one Juglans regia cultivar Chandler chromosome 9, Walnut 2.0, whole genome shotgun sequence window:
- the LOC109003049 gene encoding transcription factor bHLH137-like, translating to MSSFVEENINPNGFSQFYPHESIQEIPADFGVHESSFLEHSSIGAYFSDNEASLTKKQISTESSTVVDKLDSGDQVTQKVTPMVKKRNNRNGASLNCAQPKDLTEGKTKKQKKCNGTPKEEKKPYKAEKEQKKVAKEPPTGYIHVRARRGQATDSHSLAERVRREKISERMKILQGLVPGCDKVTGKALMLDEIINYVQSLQNQVQFLSMTLASVNPMSYEFGLMDLERLTRMASPLSPVAATHCSDPMSTEPTGFAYTTTTTAITTANNYYPIVNTASPNANALMISQDIACVFCEVEDQRQNFLIPSEFGNNLCFFHSSKIQRQLPYKHHGTSSNRGGLRVVASDRQ from the exons ATGTCTAGCTTTGTGGAGGAAAATATCAACCCCAACGGTTTCTCTCAATTTTACCCACATGAATCTATCCAAGAGATTCCTGCTGATTTTGGAGTTCATGAAAGTAGCTTTCTTGAGCACAGCTCAATTGGCGCTTATTTTAGTGATAATGAGGCTTCTCTGACCAAAAAGCAGATCAGTACAGAATCATCAACAGTGGTGGATAAGCTTGATAGTGGTGATCAGGTTACTCAGAAGGTGACTCCCATGGTGAAGAAGAGGAATAACAGAAATGGGGCTTCCTTGAACTGTGCTCAACCAAAG GACTTAACAGAAGGGAAGaccaagaaacaaaagaaatgtaATGGGACCccgaaagaagagaagaagcctTATAAAGCTGAAAAAGAACAGAAGAAAGTTGCTAAAGAGCCTCCAACAGGTTACATCCATGTAAGAGCAAGGAGGGGTCAGGCAACAGATAGCCACAGCCTTGCAGAAAGG GtaagaagagagaaaataagtgAGAGAATGAAGATATTACAAGGACTTGTTCCGGGCTGCGACAAG GTAACTGGGAAGGCCCTGATGTTGGATGAGATAATCAATTATGTTCAGTCCCTACAAAATCAGGTGCAG TTCCTTTCGATGACGTTAGCTTCAGTGAATCCCATGTCGTATGAGTTTGGATTAATGGACCTAGag AGATTGACAAGAATGGCGTCCCCACTGTCACCTGTTGCTGCAACACATTGCAGTGATCCCATGAGTACCGAGCCCACAGGTTTTGCTTATACAACCACCACCACTGCCATTACAACAGCTAATAATTACTATCCTATTGTGAACACTGCTTCACCCAACGCCAATGCATTGATGATCTCCCAg GATATTGCTTGCGTATTTTGTGAGGTAGAAGACCAACGACAAAACTTTCTTATTCCCTCTGAGTTCGGCAACAACTTGTGTTTCTTCCACTCGAGTAAAATACAACGTCAACTGCCCTACAAACATCATGG CACCAGTTCCAACCGAGGGGGCCTAAGAGTTGTTGCTTCAGATCGACAGTAG